The proteins below are encoded in one region of Streptomyces ficellus:
- a CDS encoding AraC family transcriptional regulator, protein MDILTEVLASMRTGRPVSVRTTGRVPFGLRLPPVAGAGFHVVLSGTCWLVPLEDAAPQPSLPLGPGDVVFLRDGRGHILADHPATPAEVERESQFSPGSPLGTVTVGGDGARTDLLCGNYHLDQARPHPLVRQLPEIIHLPANPVRHPDLASAIRLLRAELEQPRPGSAGIVPALIDSLLLYILRAWLEQGRTAQTHGWAAALGDTGVAPVLAAIHAKPDAPWTVESLAAHAGLSRAAFARRFNDLVGEPPMAYVTRWRMTTAARLLRESEAPLSTVAARTGYGSEYAFAKAFKREYGQAPGGYRREARAA, encoded by the coding sequence TTGGACATCCTCACCGAGGTGCTGGCCTCGATGCGTACCGGCCGACCCGTCTCCGTGCGGACCACCGGGCGTGTGCCCTTCGGGCTGAGGCTGCCCCCCGTGGCCGGGGCGGGCTTTCACGTGGTGCTGTCGGGTACGTGCTGGCTCGTCCCGCTGGAGGACGCGGCGCCGCAGCCGTCCCTCCCGCTGGGACCGGGCGACGTGGTCTTCCTGCGGGACGGGCGCGGTCACATCCTGGCCGACCATCCCGCCACGCCGGCGGAGGTCGAGCGGGAGTCCCAGTTCAGTCCGGGCTCCCCGCTCGGCACGGTCACCGTCGGCGGCGACGGGGCCCGCACCGACCTGCTGTGCGGGAACTACCACCTCGACCAGGCCCGTCCGCACCCCCTCGTACGGCAGCTGCCGGAGATCATCCATCTGCCCGCGAACCCCGTCCGGCACCCCGATCTCGCCTCCGCGATCCGGTTGTTGCGCGCGGAGCTGGAGCAGCCGCGGCCGGGCTCGGCCGGCATCGTGCCCGCGTTGATCGACTCGCTGCTCCTGTACATCCTGCGCGCCTGGCTGGAGCAGGGTCGGACCGCGCAGACCCATGGCTGGGCGGCCGCGCTCGGTGACACGGGGGTCGCGCCGGTCCTGGCGGCGATCCACGCGAAGCCGGACGCCCCGTGGACCGTGGAGTCGCTGGCCGCCCACGCGGGCCTCTCCCGTGCGGCTTTCGCCCGCCGGTTCAACGACCTGGTCGGCGAGCCGCCCATGGCGTACGTGACCCGCTGGCGCATGACGACCGCCGCGCGGCTCCTTCGAGAGTCCGAAGCCCCGCTGTCCACGGTCGCCGCGCGCACCGGTTACGGCTCCGAGTACGCCTTCGCCAAGGCCTTCAAGCGCGAGTACGGGCAGGCCCCGGGCGGCTACCGGCGTGAGGCGCGCGCGGCCTGA